Proteins from one Esox lucius isolate fEsoLuc1 chromosome 19, fEsoLuc1.pri, whole genome shotgun sequence genomic window:
- the LOC105018485 gene encoding transcription intermediary factor 1-alpha has product MMDEGSQILESEDAVIIVENEAEPVQEEITNVRPATLNFLDTCPVCQLNFHSREPKLLPCLHSFCKKCLPSPSRNLAMPDTNSQVDSATKPLNVIRCPVCRQECMEVDVMENFFVRDSVEAPSSTVERPIQLCMSCDDSAEATGFCVDCVEFMCGTCVEAHQRVKFTKDHIIRQKEDMPQEAVGIFTQRPVFCDIHKQEPLKLFCETCDLPTCRDCQLLKHKDHNYQFLEDAYKNHKHHMEDMTRQLQEKKKIIEDVSNSINNGLLQVDENRISVHNDIKKSICSLILEINRKGKILVNQLEGLTKDHESGLKKQKEDIGYLSRHLDHVINFTKWATARSGGTALLYCKRLILFQIGNLLRAKCNTSFIPQSTVRFQCRSGFWASNFDLGSLVVENVPGHQLGGFQGIPHQLPHPVQGPPGSPISQPPGHSQPRLAPHNHNTLAQLQMQVEKLAQQPHWQPQPQPPPWAWYQSMRLQRPPTGPLQGSSPSQTLPSMHQQGRRFMAPPANHLSPTSTLPSPGYPPQAVQSLRGLVSSSSYSLKHMDVFNPTPHFSHNAPLPSNGSFDSPHSREQQMESAYQNKHPGGPIQIIRPNFPQTLPASLPYRTAQGQPHAGLTATSCQEKPGTVSWKPPEMQKQANGAGGSAAKRRRRSSPGPIIVIKDEPEDDISCVQGNLRPNLPDSTGVQGQTSQQDGGEKQAQYSPHGPGDKAHTPPEPPGPSVDQSQAQTPQQNLVRAEKRPGKGPDPEEDPNEDWCAVCQNGGELLCCDKCPKVFHLSCHVPTLLRLPSGEWFCSFCRNLSVPEVVYDCDISRLEPRTVKKERDSEGGFCPVDKRKCERLLLRMYCSELSADFQEARPPLILPENQETTTTPMDLSIVKSKLESKQSPCYCSPAEFVSDIRLIFRNCAAFNEADTEVATAGRKLERFFEEQLKILYPQRTFPEVKSEIISPVTTPVSPQHPKASDEESSQHAKRQRRCSESQDVCSGTPALSSPKGEEAH; this is encoded by the exons ATGATGGATGAAGGTTCACAGATACTTGAGTCCGAGGATGCTGTCATTATTGTGGAGAACGAAGCAGAACCAGTTCAGGAGGAGATCACCAATGTGCGGCCAGCCACCTTGAATTTTCTGGACACCTGTCCCGTGTGCCAATTGAACTTTCACAGTCGCGAACCCAAACTTTTGCCATGTCTGCACTCTTTCTGTAAGAAGTGCTTGCCATCACCTTCGAGGAATTTGGCTATGCCTGACACGAACTCGCAGGTTGACAGCGCAACGAAACCAC TGAATGTGATCCGATGTCCGGTGTGCAGACAAGAGTGCATGGAGGTGGACGTAATGGAGAACTTCTTTGTGAGGGACTCAGTGGAAGCTCCCAGTAGCACTGTCGAGAGGCCTATACAG CTGTGTATGAGCTGTGATGATAGTGCTGAGGCCACTGGGTTCTGTGTGGACTGTGTGGAGTTTATGTGCGGCACCTGCGTAGAGGCTCACCAGAGGGTAAAGTTCACCAAAGACCACATCATCAGACAGAAGGAAGACATGCCTCAAG AAGCTGTTGGTATTTTCACTCAGAGGCCAGTGTTCTGCGACATCCACAAACAGGAGCCACTGAAGCTGTTCTGTGAAACCTGTGATCTGCCCACCTGCCGAGATTGCCAGCTACTTAAGCACAAGGACCACAA CTACCAGTTTCTGGAGGATGCTTATAAGAATCATAAACATCACATGGAGGATATGACTCGTCAGCTTCAGGAGAAAAAGAAGATAATTGAAGATGTGTCAAATTCCATAAACAATGG ACTCCTTCAAGTGGATGAGAACCGCATATCAGTTCACAATGACATCAAGAAGTCAATATGCAGTTTGATACTAGAGATCAACAGAAAAGGAAAGATTCTAGTCAATCAGCTTGAG GGCCTGACAAAGGATCACGAAAGTGGCCTGAAGAAGCAGAAGGAGGATATTGGCTATCTGTCCAGACATCTGGACCATGTGATCAACTTCACAAAATGGGCTACAGCTAGGAGCGGTGGAACAGCTCTCCTTTACTGTAAACGTTTG ATCCTGTTTCAGATTGGAAACCTCCTGCGGGCTAAATGCAATACATCGTTTATTCCACAGAGCACTGTGCGTTTCCAGTGTCGATCTGGTTTTTGGGCCTCAAACTTCGATCtgg GCTCTTTAGTGGTGGAGAACGTCCCAGGCCACCAGCTGGGTGGCTTTCAGGGCATCCCTCATCAACTCCCCCATCCTGTGCAGGGCCCTCCAGGCTCCCCCATCAGCCAGCCCCCAGGGCACTCCCAGCCCCGCCTGGCCCCCCACAACCACAACACCCTGGCCCAGCTCCAGATGCAGGTGGAGAAACTAGCCCAGCAACCCCACTGGCAGCCTCAGCCCCAGCCCCCACCCTGGGCCTGGTACCAGAGTATGCGGCTCCAGAGACCCCCTACAGGGCCTCTCCAGGGTAGCTCTCCCTCCCAGACTCTCCCTTCCATGCACCAGCAGGGCAGAAGGTTCATGGCCCCGCCTGCCAACCACCTCAGTCCCACCAGCACCCTGCCAAGCCCTGGATATCCGCCCCag GCTGTCCAATCACTGAGAGGTCTGGTGAGCAGCTCCAGCTACTCACTCAAACACATGGACGTATTCAACCCAACGCCTCACTTCTCCCACAATGCACCACTGCCTAGCAACGGCAGCTTTGACTCTCCTCACTCGAGGGAGCAGCAG ATGGAGTCTGCATATCAGAACAAGCATCCTGGAGGTCCTATCCAAATAATAAGACCAAACTTCCCTCAGACCCTACCAGCGTCCCTCCCATATAGAACTG CACAAGGACAACCGCATGCAGGACTAACTGCTACATCCTGTCAGGAGAAACCTGG GACTGTTTCCTGGAAACCCCCAGAGATGCAGAAGCAGGCGAATGGAGCCGGGGGATCAGCTGCCAAGAGGAGACGGAGGTCATCGCCTGGACCCATCATTGTCATCAAAGATGAGCCAGAGGATGACATCAGCTGT GTGCAGGGTAACCTTCGACCCAACCTTCCAGACAGCACCGGGGTCCAGGGCCAAACCAGTCAGCAAGATGGAGGGGAGAAACAAGCCCAGTATTCTCCTCATGGCCCGGGGGATAAAGCCCACACTCCACCAGAGCCTCCGGGGCCTTCAGTAGACCAAAGCCAGGCCCAGACCCCACAGCAGAACCTTGTGCGGGCAGAGAAGCGGCCCGGCAAGGGCCCGGATCCAGAAGAGGACCCTAATGAGGACTGGTGTGCTGTGTGTCAGAATGGAGGCGAGCTGCTGTGTTGTGACAAGTGTCCCAAAGTGTTCCACCTCTCCTGCCACGTCCCCACCCTGCTCAGATTACCCAG TGGAGAGTGGTTCTGCTCGTTCTGTCGTAACCTGTCAGTGCCTGAAGTGGTGTATGACTGTGACATCAGCAGACTAGAACCCAGAACTGTGAAGAAGGAGCGAGACTCTGAAGGGGGATTCTGTCCTGTGGACAAAAGG AAATGTGAAAGGCTCTTGCTGAGGATGTACTGCAGTGAGCTCAGTGCTGACTTTCAGGAGGCTAGGCCACCCTTG ATATTGCCGGAGAATCAAGAGACCACAACGACGCCAATGGACCTGTCCATTGTGAAAAGCAAGCTGGAGTCCAAACAGAGCCCTTGCTACTGCAGCCCAGCTGAATTTGTTTCAGACATCCGACTCATCTTCCGGAACTGTGCAGCGTTCAACGAG GCTGACACAGAGGTTGCCACTGCCGGGAGAAAACTGGAGAGGTTCTTTGAGGAGCAGCTGAAGATCCTGTACCCTCAACGGACTTTTCCAGAGGTCAAGTCTGAGATCATCAGTCCTGTGACGACTCCCGTCTCACCTCAGCATCCCAAAGCATCTGATGAGGAAAGCTCCCAGCATGCAAAGCGTCAGCGCAGGTGCTCCGAAAGCCAGGATGTATGTAGCGGTACTCCTGCTCTAAGCTCACCAAAGGGAGAAGAGGCCCACTAA